In Neofelis nebulosa isolate mNeoNeb1 chromosome 10, mNeoNeb1.pri, whole genome shotgun sequence, one DNA window encodes the following:
- the MYRF gene encoding myelin regulatory factor isoform X8 has translation MDAPFGDPHLLRTITPESLCHVGVPSRLEHPPPPPAHLPGPPPPPPPPPHYPVLQRDLYMKAEPPMPPYAAMGQGLVPTDLHHTQQSQMLHQLLNQHGAELPTHPSKKRKHSESPPNTLNAQMLNGMIKQEPGTATTLPPHPARAPSPPWAPQGPLSPGPGSLPLSIARVQTPPWHPPGAPSPGLLQDNDSLSGSYLDPNYQSIKWQPHQQNKWATLYDANYKELPMPTYRVDADKGFNFSVGDDAFVCQKKNHFQVTVYIGMLGEPKYVKTPEGLRPLDCFYLKLHGVKLEALNQSINIEQSQSDRSKRPFNPVTVNLPPEQVTKVTVGRLHFSETTANNMRKKGKPNPDQRYFMLVVALQAHAQNQNYTLAAQISERIIVRASNPGQFESDSDVLWQRAQVPDTVFHHGRVGINTDRPDEALVVHGNVKVMGSLMHPSDLRAKEHVQEVDTTEQLKRISRMRLVHYRYKPEFAATAGIEATAPETGVIAQEVKEILPEAVKDTGDVVFANGKTIENFLVVNKERIFMENVGAVKELCKLTDNLETRIDELERWSHKLAKLRRLDSLKSTGSSGAFSHAGSQFSRAGSVPHKKRPPKVASKSSSVVPDQACISQRFLQGTIIALVVVMAFSVVSMSTLYVLSLRTEEDLVETDGSFAVSTSCLLALLRPQHPGGSEARCPCRSSQSFGTTQLRQSPVTTGLPGTRPSLLLVTTGLSSSAPGPVIPTLDLCSSRPCPVICCSSSTPSPTPAPSLGSSFNPGRGLSPSPSPSTNRSGPGQMALLPVTNIRAKSWGLSANGIGHSKHPKSSEPLASPEVPFPGGQGKAKNSPSLGLHGRARRGLPQPGLSPARPTRAQGQPASLLADPVPSLTSIQVLENSMPITSQYCAPEDACRPGNFTYHIPVSSGTPLHLSLTLQMNSSSPVSVVLCSLMSKEQPCEERDFPQSLHTYQDTQGTSHQWPVTILSFREFTYHFRVALLGQANCSVEAPVLPATDYYFHFYRLCD, from the exons ATGGACGCGCCCTTCGGCG ACCCCCATCTCCTGCGCACCATTACCCCTGAGTCCCTGTGCCACGTGGGAGTGCCCTCCCGCCTGGAGcacccacctccacctccagcccACCTACCAGGCCCTCCgccgcccccgccacccccgcctCACTACCCTGTCCTGCAGCGGGACCTGTACATGAAGGCCGAGCCCCCGATGCCCCCCTACGCTGCCATGGGGCAGGGGCTGGTGCCCACGGATCTCCACCACACACAGCAGTCCCAGATGCTACACCAGCTGTTGAATCAGCACGGAGCTGA gctccccacacaCCCCTCCAAGAAGAGGAAGCACTCCGAATCACCTCCCAACACCCTTAATGCCCAGATGCTGAATGGAATGATCAAACAGGAGCCCGGGACCGCGACGACCCTGCCCCCGCACCCAGCTcgagccccttccccaccctgggctccccAGGGCCCACTCTCCCCCGGCCCCGGCTCCTTGCCCCTCAGCATCGCCCGGGTCCAGACGCCACCTTGGCACCCACCGGGTGCACCCTCACCAG GTCTCCTGCAGGACAATGATAGCCTTAGTGGCTCCTACCTGGATCCCAACTACCAATCCATCAAGTGGCAACCACATCAGCAGAACAAGTGGGCAACGCTGTACGACGCAAACTACAAGGAGCT gcccatgCCCACCTACCGCGTGGACGCTGACAAGGGCTTCAACTTTTCGGTGGGCGATGACGCCTTCGTGTGCCAGAAGAAGAACCACTTTCAGGTGACAGTCTACATCGGCATGCTGGGGGAGCCCAAGTACGTCAAGACGCCCGAAGGCCTCAGGCCCCTTGACTGCTTCTACCTGAAACTGCACGGAGTGAAG CTGGAGGCCCTGAACCAGTCCATCAACATTGAGCAGTCACAGTCCGACCGAAGCAAGCGGCCCTTTAACCCTGTCAC ggTCAATCTGCCTCCTGAGCAGGTCACGAAGGTGACTGTGGGGCGCTTGCACTTCAGCGAGACCACCGCCAACAACATGCGGAAGAAGGGCAAACCTAACCCTGACCAGAG GTACTTCATGCTGGTGGTGGCGCTCCAGGCCCATGCACAGAACCAGAACTACACGCTGGCTGCCCAGATCTCAGAGCGCATCATCGTGAGG GCCTCCAACCCAGGCCAGTTTGAGAGTGACAGCGACGTGCTGTGGCAGCGGGCGCAGGTGCCCGACACTGTCTTCCACCATGGCCGCGTGGGCATCAACACGGACCGACCCGACGAGGCGTTGGTCGTGCACGGCAATGTCAAGGTCATGGGCTCGCTCATGCACCCCTCCGACCTGCGGGCCAAGGAGCACGtgcaggag GTGGACACCACGGAGCAGCTGAAGAGGATCTCGCGCATGCGGCTGGTGCACTACAGATACAAGCCTGAGTTTGCAGCCACCGCAGGCATCGAGGCCACGGCGCCAGAGACGG gTGTCATCGCCCAGGAGGTGAAGGAGATCCTGCCTGAGGCCGTGAAGGACACTGGAGACGTGGTCTTTGCCAATGGGAAAACCATAGAGAACTTCTTGGTGGTGAACAAG GAGCGCATCTTCATGGAGAACGTGGGTGCCGTGAAGGAGCTGTGCAAGCTGACGGACAACCTGGAGACGCGCATTGACGAGCTGGAGCGCTGGAGCCACAAGCTGGCCAAACTGCGGCGGCTGGACAGCCTCAAGTCCACTGGCAGCTCGGGTGCCttcag CCATGCAGGGAGCCAGTTCAGCCGGGCGGGCAGCGTCCCCCACAAGAAGAGGCCCCCCAAGGTGGCCAGCAAG TCGTCATCTGTGGTCCCAGACCAGGCCTGCATCAGCCAGCGCTTCCTGCAGGGAACCATCATTGCCCTGGTGGTGGTCATGGCCTTCAG CGTGGTGTCCATGTCTACACTGTATGTGCTGAGCCTGCGCACCGAGGAGGACCTGGTGGAAACCGATGG CTCTTTTGCTGTGTCCACTTCCTGTCTTCTGGCCCTGCTCCGGCCCCAGCACCCTGGGGGGAGTGAGGCCAGGTGCCCATG cagGTCCAGCCAGAGCTTTGGGACCACTCAGCTCCGACAGTCCCCTGTGACCACCGGGCTGCCAGGCACACGGCCCTCTTTGCTGCTGG TTACCACCGGCCTGAGCAGCTCAGCCCCAGGTCCTGTCATCCCCACTTTGGACCTGTGCTCCAGCCGCCCTTGTCCAGTCATCTGctgttcctcctccacccccagccctacCCCTGCCCCTAGTCTTGGCTCCAGCTTTAACCCTGGCCGTGGCCTCAGCCCCAGTCCCAGCCCCTCCACCAACCGCTCAG GCCCCGGCCAGATGGCCCTCCTACCAGTCACCAACATCAGAGCCAAGTCCTGGGGCCTGTCGGCCAATGGTATTGGCCACTCCAAGCATCCAaagagctcagagcctctggCCAGCCCCGAAGTCCCCTTCCCCGGAGGGCAGGGCAAAGCCAAGAATAGCCCCAGCCTTGGTCTCCACGGCCGGGCCCGCAGAGGGCTTCCCCAGCCCGGCCTGAGCCCTGCTCGGCCCACTCGGGCCCAGGGCCAGCCAG CCTCTCTCCTTGCAGACCCAGTGCCCTCCCTGACCTCCATCCAGGTGCTGGAGaactcaatgcccatcacttcCCAGTACTGCGCTCCAGAGGATGCCTGCAG GCCTGGAAACTTCACCTACCACATCCCTGTCAGCAGCGGCACCCCGCTGCACCTCAGCCTGACTCTGCAGATGAA CTCTTCGTCTCCCGTGTCTGTGGTGCTGTGCAGCCTGATGTCAAAGGAGCAGCCGTGTGAGGAGAGGGACTTTCCACAGAGCCTGCACACCTACCAGGACACCCAG gGCACGTCCCACCAGTGGCCAGTGACCATCCTGTCTTTCCGAGAATTCACCTACCACTTCCGGGTGGCACTGCTG ggtCAGGCCAACTGCAGCGTGGAGGCCCCGGTCCTGCCGGCCACAGACTACTATTTCCACTTCTACCGCCTGTGTGACTGA
- the MYRF gene encoding myelin regulatory factor isoform X10, which produces MKAEPPMPPYAAMGQGLVPTDLHHTQQSQMLHQLLNQHGAELPTHPSKKRKHSESPPNTLNAQMLNGMIKQEPGTATTLPPHPARAPSPPWAPQGPLSPGPGSLPLSIARVQTPPWHPPGAPSPGLLQDNDSLSGSYLDPNYQSIKWQPHQQNKWATLYDANYKELPMPTYRVDADKGFNFSVGDDAFVCQKKNHFQVTVYIGMLGEPKYVKTPEGLRPLDCFYLKLHGVKLEALNQSINIEQSQSDRSKRPFNPVTVNLPPEQVTKVTVGRLHFSETTANNMRKKGKPNPDQRYFMLVVALQAHAQNQNYTLAAQISERIIVRASNPGQFESDSDVLWQRAQVPDTVFHHGRVGINTDRPDEALVVHGNVKVMGSLMHPSDLRAKEHVQEVDTTEQLKRISRMRLVHYRYKPEFAATAGIEATAPETGVIAQEVKEILPEAVKDTGDVVFANGKTIENFLVVNKERIFMENVGAVKELCKLTDNLETRIDELERWSHKLAKLRRLDSLKSTGSSGAFSHAGSQFSRAGSVPHKKRPPKVASKSSSVVPDQACISQRFLQGTIIALVVVMAFSVVSMSTLYVLSLRTEEDLVETDGSFAVSTSCLLALLRPQHPGGSEARCPCRSSQSFGTTQLRQSPVTTGLPGTRPSLLLVTTGLSSSAPGPVIPTLDLCSSRPCPVICCSSSTPSPTPAPSLGSSFNPGRGLSPSPSPSTNRSGPGQMALLPVTNIRAKSWGLSANGIGHSKHPKSSEPLASPEVPFPGGQGKAKNSPSLGLHGRARRGLPQPGLSPARPTRAQGQPASLLADPVPSLTSIQVLENSMPITSQYCAPEDACRPGNFTYHIPVSSGTPLHLSLTLQMNSSSPVSVVLCSLMSKEQPCEERDFPQSLHTYQDTQGTSHQWPVTILSFREFTYHFRVALLGQANCSVEAPVLPATDYYFHFYRLCD; this is translated from the exons ATGAAGGCCGAGCCCCCGATGCCCCCCTACGCTGCCATGGGGCAGGGGCTGGTGCCCACGGATCTCCACCACACACAGCAGTCCCAGATGCTACACCAGCTGTTGAATCAGCACGGAGCTGA gctccccacacaCCCCTCCAAGAAGAGGAAGCACTCCGAATCACCTCCCAACACCCTTAATGCCCAGATGCTGAATGGAATGATCAAACAGGAGCCCGGGACCGCGACGACCCTGCCCCCGCACCCAGCTcgagccccttccccaccctgggctccccAGGGCCCACTCTCCCCCGGCCCCGGCTCCTTGCCCCTCAGCATCGCCCGGGTCCAGACGCCACCTTGGCACCCACCGGGTGCACCCTCACCAG GTCTCCTGCAGGACAATGATAGCCTTAGTGGCTCCTACCTGGATCCCAACTACCAATCCATCAAGTGGCAACCACATCAGCAGAACAAGTGGGCAACGCTGTACGACGCAAACTACAAGGAGCT gcccatgCCCACCTACCGCGTGGACGCTGACAAGGGCTTCAACTTTTCGGTGGGCGATGACGCCTTCGTGTGCCAGAAGAAGAACCACTTTCAGGTGACAGTCTACATCGGCATGCTGGGGGAGCCCAAGTACGTCAAGACGCCCGAAGGCCTCAGGCCCCTTGACTGCTTCTACCTGAAACTGCACGGAGTGAAG CTGGAGGCCCTGAACCAGTCCATCAACATTGAGCAGTCACAGTCCGACCGAAGCAAGCGGCCCTTTAACCCTGTCAC ggTCAATCTGCCTCCTGAGCAGGTCACGAAGGTGACTGTGGGGCGCTTGCACTTCAGCGAGACCACCGCCAACAACATGCGGAAGAAGGGCAAACCTAACCCTGACCAGAG GTACTTCATGCTGGTGGTGGCGCTCCAGGCCCATGCACAGAACCAGAACTACACGCTGGCTGCCCAGATCTCAGAGCGCATCATCGTGAGG GCCTCCAACCCAGGCCAGTTTGAGAGTGACAGCGACGTGCTGTGGCAGCGGGCGCAGGTGCCCGACACTGTCTTCCACCATGGCCGCGTGGGCATCAACACGGACCGACCCGACGAGGCGTTGGTCGTGCACGGCAATGTCAAGGTCATGGGCTCGCTCATGCACCCCTCCGACCTGCGGGCCAAGGAGCACGtgcaggag GTGGACACCACGGAGCAGCTGAAGAGGATCTCGCGCATGCGGCTGGTGCACTACAGATACAAGCCTGAGTTTGCAGCCACCGCAGGCATCGAGGCCACGGCGCCAGAGACGG gTGTCATCGCCCAGGAGGTGAAGGAGATCCTGCCTGAGGCCGTGAAGGACACTGGAGACGTGGTCTTTGCCAATGGGAAAACCATAGAGAACTTCTTGGTGGTGAACAAG GAGCGCATCTTCATGGAGAACGTGGGTGCCGTGAAGGAGCTGTGCAAGCTGACGGACAACCTGGAGACGCGCATTGACGAGCTGGAGCGCTGGAGCCACAAGCTGGCCAAACTGCGGCGGCTGGACAGCCTCAAGTCCACTGGCAGCTCGGGTGCCttcag CCATGCAGGGAGCCAGTTCAGCCGGGCGGGCAGCGTCCCCCACAAGAAGAGGCCCCCCAAGGTGGCCAGCAAG TCGTCATCTGTGGTCCCAGACCAGGCCTGCATCAGCCAGCGCTTCCTGCAGGGAACCATCATTGCCCTGGTGGTGGTCATGGCCTTCAG CGTGGTGTCCATGTCTACACTGTATGTGCTGAGCCTGCGCACCGAGGAGGACCTGGTGGAAACCGATGG CTCTTTTGCTGTGTCCACTTCCTGTCTTCTGGCCCTGCTCCGGCCCCAGCACCCTGGGGGGAGTGAGGCCAGGTGCCCATG cagGTCCAGCCAGAGCTTTGGGACCACTCAGCTCCGACAGTCCCCTGTGACCACCGGGCTGCCAGGCACACGGCCCTCTTTGCTGCTGG TTACCACCGGCCTGAGCAGCTCAGCCCCAGGTCCTGTCATCCCCACTTTGGACCTGTGCTCCAGCCGCCCTTGTCCAGTCATCTGctgttcctcctccacccccagccctacCCCTGCCCCTAGTCTTGGCTCCAGCTTTAACCCTGGCCGTGGCCTCAGCCCCAGTCCCAGCCCCTCCACCAACCGCTCAG GCCCCGGCCAGATGGCCCTCCTACCAGTCACCAACATCAGAGCCAAGTCCTGGGGCCTGTCGGCCAATGGTATTGGCCACTCCAAGCATCCAaagagctcagagcctctggCCAGCCCCGAAGTCCCCTTCCCCGGAGGGCAGGGCAAAGCCAAGAATAGCCCCAGCCTTGGTCTCCACGGCCGGGCCCGCAGAGGGCTTCCCCAGCCCGGCCTGAGCCCTGCTCGGCCCACTCGGGCCCAGGGCCAGCCAG CCTCTCTCCTTGCAGACCCAGTGCCCTCCCTGACCTCCATCCAGGTGCTGGAGaactcaatgcccatcacttcCCAGTACTGCGCTCCAGAGGATGCCTGCAG GCCTGGAAACTTCACCTACCACATCCCTGTCAGCAGCGGCACCCCGCTGCACCTCAGCCTGACTCTGCAGATGAA CTCTTCGTCTCCCGTGTCTGTGGTGCTGTGCAGCCTGATGTCAAAGGAGCAGCCGTGTGAGGAGAGGGACTTTCCACAGAGCCTGCACACCTACCAGGACACCCAG gGCACGTCCCACCAGTGGCCAGTGACCATCCTGTCTTTCCGAGAATTCACCTACCACTTCCGGGTGGCACTGCTG ggtCAGGCCAACTGCAGCGTGGAGGCCCCGGTCCTGCCGGCCACAGACTACTATTTCCACTTCTACCGCCTGTGTGACTGA